Proteins co-encoded in one Prunus persica cultivar Lovell chromosome G6, Prunus_persica_NCBIv2, whole genome shotgun sequence genomic window:
- the LOC109949516 gene encoding uncharacterized protein LOC109949516: MNEEGVEETHLIPYDRNYVIAYNDEHQPSDAIWYPCPFFNPISSQEGFLDGLTSPSCGTDAADFASSLWNENELAEETCEGEELPYYGCGNWLREYESSFGQCWGDGYFSHGNGTHNNEGDSELKEIEGSRQSEQQHESHLRHEEVTQDGHPSCDSNPWYDLWLAFGGETETHGWGEQETRITPSYNVPDFGVCESLFGYWPCLYR; the protein is encoded by the coding sequence ATGAACGAGGAAGGAGTCGAAGAAACCCACCTCATTCCATATGACAGAAATTATGTCATTGCTTACAATGATGAACATCAGCCATCAGATGCAATATGGTATCCTTGTCCTTTCTTCAACCCCATTTCTTCCCAGGAGGGATTTCTTGATGGTTTAACATCTCCATCATGCGGGACAGATGCGGCCGATTTCGCAAGCAGTCTCTGGAATGAGAATGAACTTGCTGAGGAGACTTGTGAGGGTGAAGAGTTACCATATTATGGCTGTGGAAACTGGCTCAGAGAATATGAGAGCTCCTTTGGTCAGTGTTGGGGAGATGGGTACTTCTCCCACGGCAATGGAACTCACAACAATGAAGGAGACAGTGAGTTGAAGGAGATAGAAGGCTCCAGGCAGAGTGAACAACAGCATGAAAGCCATTTGAGGCATGAAGAAGTCACTCAAGATGGCCATCCTTCTTGTGACTCTAATCCTTGGTATGATCTTTGGCTTGCATTTGGAGGGGAAACAGAGACCCATGGCTGGGGTGAGCAAGAAACCAGGATCACACCTTCCTACAACGTGCCGGATTTCGGAGTTTGTGAGAGTCTTTTTGGCTACTGGCCTTGCTTGTATCGATAA